A genomic segment from Actinoplanes sichuanensis encodes:
- a CDS encoding YccF domain-containing protein, whose protein sequence is MARVGHHELVRLILNVLWFIFGSGFLLAIGYGFAALICFALIVTIPFGVASMRLAVYSLWPFGRTIVDRRDAGVGSGIANILWLVLFGWWIALAHITAGVAQCVTIIGIPFGIANFKLVPAALWPLGREIVDLD, encoded by the coding sequence TTGGCGCGGGTAGGTCATCATGAACTCGTGCGCCTGATCCTCAACGTCCTCTGGTTCATCTTCGGCAGCGGCTTCCTGCTCGCGATCGGCTACGGCTTCGCGGCTCTCATCTGTTTCGCCCTCATCGTGACCATCCCGTTCGGTGTCGCGTCGATGCGCCTCGCGGTGTACTCGCTGTGGCCCTTCGGCCGGACCATCGTCGACCGCCGGGACGCCGGTGTCGGCTCCGGCATCGCCAACATCCTCTGGCTCGTCCTGTTCGGCTGGTGGATCGCCCTGGCCCACATCACCGCGGGCGTCGCCCAGTGCGTGACGATCATCGGCATCCCGTTCGGCATCGCCAACTTCAAGCTCGTCCCGGCCGCCCTGTGGCCCCTCGGCCGGGAGATCGTCGACCTCGACTGA
- a CDS encoding sensor histidine kinase: MIIETDLVETFGRLTVRDTGTGMTAEVKERLFEPFFTTKPVDRGTGLGLSTVYGIVTDAGGQISVESAPGAGTTFVIMLPALSRVTLGAGRSS, encoded by the coding sequence GTGATCATCGAGACCGATCTGGTGGAGACGTTCGGCCGGCTCACCGTGCGCGACACCGGCACCGGCATGACCGCCGAGGTCAAGGAGCGGCTGTTCGAACCGTTCTTCACCACGAAACCGGTGGATCGGGGCACCGGGCTCGGGCTCTCCACGGTCTACGGCATCGTCACCGACGCGGGTGGGCAGATCAGCGTCGAATCGGCGCCCGGCGCGGGCACCACGTTCGTGATCATGCTGCCGGCGCTCTCGCGGGTGACGCTTGGCGCGGGTAGGTCATCATGA
- a CDS encoding PAS domain S-box protein — protein MLPPERRDLLDRSLAELAAGRRLHLDEVRRIRRDGSSVTVSMAVAPIRDATGAIVAVAATERDVTEKQRRIRAERMESLGQLAGGVAHDFNNLLAIIVNYADMMADEVTPAGARDLTRIRDAADRAGTSSSTPATRCRTAAT, from the coding sequence ATCCTGCCGCCGGAACGACGTGACCTGCTCGACCGTTCACTGGCCGAGCTGGCCGCCGGTCGGCGGTTGCACCTCGACGAGGTCCGGCGGATCCGTCGCGACGGCAGCTCGGTGACCGTGTCGATGGCGGTGGCGCCGATCCGTGACGCCACCGGTGCGATCGTCGCCGTCGCCGCCACCGAGCGTGACGTCACCGAGAAGCAGCGACGGATCCGTGCCGAACGGATGGAAAGCCTCGGCCAGCTCGCCGGTGGAGTCGCGCACGACTTCAACAACCTGCTGGCGATCATCGTCAACTACGCCGACATGATGGCCGACGAGGTCACCCCGGCCGGCGCCCGCGACCTGACCCGCATCCGCGACGCCGCCGACCGCGCCGGGACCTCGTCATCAACGCCCGCGACGCGATGCCGGACGGCGGCGACGTGA
- a CDS encoding LLM class flavin-dependent oxidoreductase: MTRTFLWYIPNTVEPGHRGDDTAAGYGTLDHSVDLARTAEEHGWAGALIGTGWGRPDTFTVATAIAARTRTFRPLAAIRPGYWQPAHFASAAATLDHLSGGRLLINIVSGRDDLAAYGDLEGDQAQRYARTREFMRLVRRLWTEENVTYQGDYFRVTGSTVALRPYHGGPRLYFGGASPAAERVAATEADVQLFWGEPLDGIAERVDRLRGLTDELDRDLPPLEFGLRITTLVRDTREEAWRDAEAKVAEMAGQHVTDPLRRPAVGQQRLLDLAERGDVLDTCLYTAPGRYGGGGAGTTWLVGSADDVAAALRRYADLGISHFVLSDTPYRRETARVGDALIGRLRESVPIG; encoded by the coding sequence ATGACCCGAACCTTCCTGTGGTACATCCCGAACACCGTCGAGCCGGGGCATCGCGGGGACGACACGGCCGCCGGATACGGAACCCTCGACCACAGTGTCGACCTGGCCCGCACCGCCGAGGAGCACGGCTGGGCGGGCGCGCTGATCGGCACCGGCTGGGGACGGCCCGACACGTTCACCGTGGCCACCGCGATCGCCGCGCGGACCCGCACGTTCCGGCCGCTCGCGGCGATCCGTCCGGGCTACTGGCAGCCGGCGCACTTCGCGAGCGCGGCGGCCACCCTCGACCACCTCAGCGGCGGGCGGCTGCTGATCAACATCGTCAGCGGGCGGGACGACCTCGCCGCCTACGGCGACCTCGAGGGCGATCAGGCGCAGCGGTACGCACGGACGCGCGAGTTCATGCGGCTGGTGCGACGGCTGTGGACCGAGGAGAACGTGACGTACCAGGGCGACTACTTCCGGGTGACCGGCTCGACCGTGGCGCTCCGGCCGTACCACGGTGGTCCCCGCCTCTATTTCGGTGGCGCCTCCCCCGCCGCCGAGAGGGTCGCGGCGACCGAGGCCGACGTGCAGTTGTTCTGGGGTGAGCCGCTCGACGGCATCGCCGAGCGTGTCGACCGACTGCGCGGGCTGACCGACGAGCTGGACCGGGATCTGCCGCCGCTGGAGTTCGGGCTGCGGATCACCACGCTGGTGCGTGACACGCGCGAGGAGGCGTGGCGCGACGCCGAGGCGAAGGTCGCCGAGATGGCCGGGCAGCACGTCACCGATCCGCTGCGCCGGCCGGCGGTCGGCCAGCAGCGGCTGCTCGACCTGGCCGAACGCGGCGACGTCCTGGACACGTGTCTCTACACCGCCCCCGGGCGGTACGGCGGTGGCGGCGCCGGCACGACCTGGCTGGTCGGTTCGGCCGACGATGTGGCGGCGGCCCTGCGGCGCTACGCCGATCTGGGGATCAGCCATTTCGTGTTGTCCGACACGCCGTACCGGCGGGAGACCGCCCGGGTCGGTGACGCGCTGATCGGACGCCTCCGCGAATCAGTACCTATAGGCTGA
- a CDS encoding LLM class flavin-dependent oxidoreductase gives MTRQLHFNLFLHDTGHHEASWRLPESDPHANLSLAAHQHLARVAEDARFDSVFLADSPVLWSDPGRRPAGKLEPTLLLASLAATTTRIGLIATASTSYNEPYNLARRFASLDHLSGGRAGWNIVTTAGEAAARNFGLDEQPRHRTRYQRADEFLEVSTKLWDSWADDAVIADKVAGVHAVRDRVRAIGHRGEFFQVDGPLNVPRSPQGHPLLVQAGSSENGKEFAARWAEAIFVAQPTLAESQAFYADLKRRVVAAGRNPDHVVVLPGIVPVIGDTPAEARELEAELERLIAPEFAVATLADVLGVDPARLALDQPLPVDLPREDELEGHKSRRTLIVDWARRDNLTVRQLIGRLGGGRGHRTFTGTPVQVADTIQHYFENGAADGFNIMPAVLPSGIEAFAAEVVPILQERGLFRTEYTGRTLREHYGLPRPANRLLALQEA, from the coding sequence GTGACCCGGCAACTGCACTTCAACCTGTTCCTGCACGACACCGGGCACCACGAGGCGTCCTGGCGGCTACCCGAGTCGGATCCGCACGCCAACCTGTCGCTCGCGGCCCATCAGCACCTGGCCCGGGTGGCCGAGGACGCCAGGTTCGACTCGGTGTTCCTGGCCGACAGCCCGGTGCTGTGGAGTGACCCCGGCCGCCGCCCGGCCGGGAAACTGGAACCGACCCTGCTGCTGGCCTCGCTGGCCGCGACCACCACCCGGATCGGGCTGATCGCGACCGCGTCCACGTCGTACAACGAGCCGTACAACCTGGCCCGCCGGTTCGCCTCGCTGGATCACCTGTCCGGCGGTCGGGCCGGTTGGAACATCGTCACCACCGCGGGTGAGGCGGCCGCCCGCAACTTCGGCCTCGACGAGCAGCCCCGACACCGGACGCGCTACCAGCGGGCCGACGAGTTCCTCGAGGTGTCCACGAAACTGTGGGACAGCTGGGCCGACGACGCGGTGATCGCCGACAAGGTGGCCGGGGTGCACGCGGTCCGCGACCGGGTCCGCGCGATCGGTCACCGCGGCGAGTTCTTCCAGGTCGACGGACCGCTCAACGTGCCCCGCTCCCCGCAGGGCCATCCGCTGCTGGTGCAGGCCGGGTCGTCGGAGAACGGTAAGGAGTTCGCCGCCAGATGGGCCGAGGCGATCTTCGTGGCGCAGCCGACGCTGGCCGAGAGCCAGGCCTTCTACGCCGATCTGAAACGCCGGGTGGTGGCGGCCGGACGCAACCCGGACCATGTGGTCGTCCTGCCCGGCATCGTGCCGGTCATCGGCGACACACCGGCCGAGGCACGGGAACTGGAGGCCGAACTGGAACGGCTGATCGCGCCCGAGTTCGCGGTGGCCACCCTGGCCGACGTGCTCGGGGTCGACCCGGCACGGCTCGCGCTGGATCAGCCGCTGCCGGTCGACCTGCCGCGGGAGGACGAGCTCGAGGGTCACAAGAGCCGCCGCACCCTGATCGTCGACTGGGCCCGGCGTGACAACCTGACGGTCCGCCAGCTGATCGGCAGGCTCGGCGGCGGCCGTGGGCACCGCACCTTCACCGGCACACCCGTCCAGGTCGCCGACACCATCCAGCACTATTTCGAGAACGGCGCGGCCGACGGCTTCAACATCATGCCCGCGGTGCTGCCGTCCGGCATCGAGGCGTTCGCCGCCGAGGTGGTGCCGATCCTGCAGGAGCGTGGCCTGTTCCGCACCGAGTACACCGGCCGCACGCTGCGCGAACACTACGGCCTGCCGCGGCCCGCGAACCGCCTGCTCGCCCTCCAGGAGGCATGA